A section of the Humulus lupulus chromosome 2, drHumLupu1.1, whole genome shotgun sequence genome encodes:
- the LOC133819050 gene encoding small ribosomal subunit protein uS19x: MAEVEADVAVAGVPKKRTFKKFSFRGVDLDALLDMSTDELVKLFTARARRRFQRGLKRKPMALIKKLRKAKREAPAGEKPEPVRTHLRNMIIVPEMIGSIIGVYNGKTFNQVEIKPEMIGHYLAEFSISYKPVKHGRPGIGATHSSRFIPLK, from the exons ATG GCCGAAGTTGAAGCTGATGTTGCCGTTGCAGGAGTTCCGAAGAAGAGAACGTTCAAGAAGTTCTCTTTCAGGGGAGTTGATTTGGATGCTCTCCTCGACATGTCTACCGATGAGCTTGTCAAGCTTTTTACCGCTCGAGCTCGTAGAAG GTTCCAGAGGGGTTTGAAGCGTAAGCCAATGGCTTTGATCAAGAAACTTCGCAAGGCG AAAAGGGAGGCCCCAGCAGGTGAGAAGCCAGAACCAGTTAGAACTCACCTCCGAAACATGATTATCGTTCCAGAGATGATCGGAAGCATCATAGGTGTGTACAATGGCAAGACCTTCAACCAGGTCGAGATCAAGCCTGAAATGATTGGACACTACCTTGCTGAGTTTTCTATATCGTACAAGCCTGTCAAGCACGGTAGACCAGGTATTGGTGCTACCCATTCATCTAGGTTCATTCCTCTCAAGTGA